Within the Opitutaceae bacterium TAV5 genome, the region ATGCGTTCGCTCGCAGCGGGGCGGGTCAGCACCCTGCCTTCCTCCGCCTCGAATACCACCTCGGTGCGCGGCCCCATGCCATACTGTTCCCGCAGTTTCCGGGGGATGGTGACCTGCCTTTTTGTCGTCAGTGGCATGGTGAGAAAATTCCGGGAAAAGTATTACCTGTCAATC harbors:
- a CDS encoding AbrB family transcriptional regulator — protein: MPLTTKRQVTIPRKLREQYGMGPRTEVVFEAEEGRVLTRPAASERIRRLRTALRRSRGSATAGLNTAAVMRQTRGDD